One Tachyglossus aculeatus isolate mTacAcu1 chromosome 18, mTacAcu1.pri, whole genome shotgun sequence DNA segment encodes these proteins:
- the LOC119940035 gene encoding olfactory receptor 4P4-like, translating to MENRNNVTEFVLLGLSSEKNLQIFCFGLFFSCYITILLGNFLILITIRFSSLIKQPMYFFLCQLSLMDLCYTSTVTPKLVRDLLSEKKTISFGHCMMQLFIMHLFGGVEIFILVGMAYDHYVAICKPLHYMVIMNNQRRATLVAVCWGGGFLHSIVQWLLVIVLPFCGPNKIDHYFCDVYPLLELACSDTYVTGFLVLANSGTIGLVSFAVLFSSYITILASLRTHSLEGRHKALSTCASHITVVALFFLPSIFIYLWPAQTFHEDKVFALFYTIIAPMFNPLIYTLRNREMKTAMRKVWCGKPRQRVAIHTFYNLAHLRPDYIKGGLFNQTCDFKLDLDPKRELVTVHNHLNTKRKPDYKDLGSNWLTLFGKLSEDCEFQSSPKSQS from the exons atggaaaataggaacaacgtcacagaatttgttctcttaggactATCCAGTGAGAAAAATTTGCAGATTTTCTGCTTTGGGCTGTTCTTCTCCTGTTACATTACAATCCTCTtagggaatttcctcatcctcatcaccatcagattcagttccctcatcaagcagcccatgtacttcttcctctgccaattgtctctcatggacctctgctacacttccacggtgactcccaaactggtcagagatttgctgtctgagaagaaaaccatctcctttggCCACTGCATGATGCAACTCTTCATCATGCACTTATTTGGTGGTGTGGAAATCTTCATTcttgtggggatggcctatgatcactatgttgccatctgcaaacccctacactatatggtcatcatgaacaatCAGCGGCGTGCCACATTGGTTGCAGTTtgctggggaggaggatttcTCCATTCAATTGTCCAGTGGCTCCTTGTCATtgttttgcccttctgtggccctaataagattgatcactatttctgcgatgtttatcctctcctggaactggcttgctcagatacctatgtgactggatttttagtcctcgcCAATTCAGGGACAATTGGGTTGGTTTCTTTTGCAGTCTTGTTCTCCTCTTACATCACTATTTTGGCCAGTCTAAGGACCCACTCTTTGGAAGGACgtcacaaagccctctccacctgtgcttcccacatcaccgtggtggcattgtttttcttgccctctatcttcatttacctctggccagcccagaccttccacgaggataaggtgtttgctctgttttataccatcatcgcccccatgttcaaccccctcatctacacgctgagaaacagagagatgaaaacggccatgagaaaggtgtggtgtgGGAAGCCAc GACAGAGGGTGGCTATCCATACATTTTATAACCTGGCCCATTTGAGACCGGACTACATCAAAGGAGGCCTGTTTAACCAAACGTGTG ATTTCAAGTTGGATTTAGATCCCAAGAGAGAATT GGTTACG GTCCATAATCATTTGAATACGAAAAGGAAGCCAGATTacaaggacctaggttcgaattgGCTGACTCTTTTTGGAAAATTGAGCGAGGATTGTGAATTTCAGTCTTCGCcaaaatcacaatcttaa